The sequence CGAGGTCAATAGCCCTACCAGCAGGCCGATACAGATCAGCCGCACGCTTCCCTTTTTTTTGCCCCAAATTCTGGCTATCTGGGGCAGCGCTGGCGGCACGCGCCAGCCAGCCAGGCTGCGAGGGTGAACCACCTGCAGCCCAACCAGGCTCGAGTCCGACATTCCGGTTGTGCCCAAAAGCGTCATGGTGTTGGTTTTGGACAGGCCGCTCCAAAAGGGATGCACAAAGGCGTATCCGCTGACCGCCAGAAGTTTCATGGTCGCAAGCAGTACCATGCAGAAGCTGAGCAGAAAGAATGCGATCACCAGGGGATCGTAGCCCACATTGTGCAGCCAGGAAGCCATGTAGATCAGGCCACCGGCCAGGGCTACTACCGCCATCCTGGGAGAAAGTACCGCTGTCTCTGGTGCCTCGCCCGGAACGGGCGCGGCGATTTGCCGAAATACGCGTTTCAGATGACCTCGCGCGGTCCAGATCGCCCAGACCACCAGTCCCGCGATTGCGCCGTTTGCAAAGATGGGTGCCGCTCCCCAGTAATCCACCTGTTGTCCACTCAATCCCACGGCGGTGCCGGTTCGGTTCATCCAGTACTGAATGACACATCCCACGACGTACGGCGCCCAGATTCCAAAAAGGATATCCAGATTGCACAGAAACGTAAATGCGGTTAGCGTGGGCAGGATGCGGTAGGTCAGCGCGTGAATCGAGAGATAGCGGGATAGATGAATTTTTCGCCTTGCGTGATGGTCGTAAATGGAAATCCGGGGAAAACCCGGCACCCAGTATGTCGCGATGTTCCAGAGTACTGGAAAAGCCGAGGCCGCAAATCCCACCCAGAACGCCCGGGTTCGCACAAATGGCGGCCAACCTCGGCGCCGGTCAAATCCCTCGGTTAGCGACAGGGAGATATTCGCCAGGGGGAATGCCAGGCGTTCGTGCTGTACCCAGTGTTTTTGAAACAGTGCCGTCAGTCCCAGACCAATCGCGGTAATCGCCAGTGCCGTGGTGACTGACCAGAAAAGCGGCATTGACCAGGCTCCCCAGGGGACGCTTCCGCCAGGTCCCAGCCCCTGGTAGAATCCCTCCAGGACTCTGGGGGCGTTGATCGGGTACATCCACCAGGGCAGGTGGTCGAAAATCAGTTCCTCCCAGCGGTTCTCGGGCGACGCCAAATACCTCGGTCCGGCCATCTGTCCCACCCATTGGCTCGCCCAATTGTACCCGACGAATAGCCCGCCGATCCAGAGCACGCAAAGCAATAATCGAAGTTCCGCAGAGGTCAGCGAAAAGCGCGGCATGAACCGCTTCAACAGTGTATTGCCCAGGAGCCAGAACACAAATGGCAGCAGCGCGGTCATCGGCAGGTTGGATACGGCCATTCGCACAGACCTGGTTCTCATTTCCAGGTACATAGACGCTATGCAGCCCAGTGCCAGGGTGGCTACCGCAATCAGCACTATTCCCCACCGCACCCGCCCGGCTTCGGCCACCGCTTTTGCCGCTTGAACTTCGTGGCTCAACGCTCCAGATGGCTGTGCCATGACACAATCTCCGGTGGTACTTCCCCAACACGCTTGCCGTCGAATAATGCTAATCCCTGGGTACTCCTGCTTCTTTGAAAGCATTGCTCAGGGCCATGTAGGAACGGCGCGCGGTATCCACGGTATCGAATTCCTTCTGTGACCAGATACGGGTGCTGACCTCCAGGGTGATATAATCGTCCCAGCCGGCCTGCGCCATGGCCCGCATATAGGCGGTAGAATCGAGTTCGCCGTCCCCCAGAACGCGAAAATCAAACGAACCATCCGCATGGCGTTGCGCATCGGTGATGTGGGTGTGGCCGGTGATGGGGACCAGATCCCTGACGCACGCTTCGATGGAATCCCCGGCCAGGTAAAAGTGAACAATATCAAAATGTAGGCGAAGGTGAGGGCTATCCACTTTTTGAATGACCTCCAGCGCCCGCACCGACCGGTCAACGGCCGCGCCGCAGTGAGCCTCTCCCGCAATGACAATCCGTTCTTTCTCGCCCAACTCTGCGTAATCCCGGAGTCGGGCGACGATTCCATTTTTGTCCCTGTCCCAGGTTTCCGTCTTTCCGCCAATGCCAATGGAAATGACGATGGGTTCGCAGTATCCCAGGTCCCGCGCCAACTGCACGGTCTCCCGGGTTGTTTCCAGATTTCGAGCGTGGAGATCCGCATCGGGCTCCCAGGCTTTGGGGCCTACCAGCATCAATGCCGGCACGCCGAGTTGTTGTGCTTCGAGTATTTTCCGAATGTTGCTTCGTCTGGTAGAATTGTAATCGGCGGGAAGTGCATGCTTGTGCTTATCTCCAATGTAGATCTCAACACCGTCATACCCAATGGACCGAAGCAGTGGAATTGCCTGCTCCAGAGGCATGTC comes from Gemmatimonadota bacterium and encodes:
- a CDS encoding sugar phosphate isomerase/epimerase produces the protein MKIAYGTYAIPDMPLEQAIPLLRSIGYDGVEIYIGDKHKHALPADYNSTRRSNIRKILEAQQLGVPALMLVGPKAWEPDADLHARNLETTRETVQLARDLGYCEPIVISIGIGGKTETWDRDKNGIVARLRDYAELGEKERIVIAGEAHCGAAVDRSVRALEVIQKVDSPHLRLHFDIVHFYLAGDSIEACVRDLVPITGHTHITDAQRHADGSFDFRVLGDGELDSTAYMRAMAQAGWDDYITLEVSTRIWSQKEFDTVDTARRSYMALSNAFKEAGVPRD